A region of Staphylococcus sp. IVB6181 DNA encodes the following proteins:
- the yihA gene encoding ribosome biogenesis GTP-binding protein YihA/YsxC yields the protein MDINPNNIELLISAVKPEQYPESGLDEVALSGRSNVGKSTFINSMIGRKNMARTSQQPGKTQTLNFYDIDNQLIFVDVPGYGYAKVSKKQREQFGKMIEKYITQREQLKLVIQLIDIRHAPTEDDVLMYDFLKYYDLPVLIIATKQDKIAKGKIQKHLKVIREKLEMESEDTIISYSSINNKNQQVIWNAIEQYL from the coding sequence ATGGATATCAACCCGAATAATATAGAACTATTGATCAGTGCAGTAAAACCTGAACAGTATCCAGAATCAGGACTGGATGAGGTTGCTTTAAGCGGACGCTCTAATGTAGGGAAGTCCACATTTATCAATAGTATGATTGGCCGTAAAAATATGGCCAGAACATCACAGCAACCTGGTAAAACACAAACACTTAACTTTTATGATATCGATAACCAATTAATCTTTGTCGATGTGCCTGGATACGGCTATGCGAAAGTCAGCAAAAAACAAAGAGAACAATTCGGTAAAATGATTGAAAAGTACATTACTCAGCGTGAACAGCTGAAGCTTGTGATTCAATTAATCGATATCAGACATGCGCCGACAGAAGATGACGTGTTAATGTACGATTTCTTAAAGTACTATGATTTGCCTGTCTTAATCATTGCGACAAAGCAAGATAAAATTGCTAAAGGCAAAATTCAAAAACATCTTAAAGTAATCAGAGAAAAATTAGAGATGGAAAGTGAAGATACGATTATCAGTTACTCTTCCATTAACAATAAAAACCAGCAAGTCATTTGGAATGCGATAGAGCAATATTTATAA
- the hemA gene encoding glutamyl-tRNA reductase codes for MHIIAISINHRTADVALREKVAFKADAIHESHIDLFETKSILENVILSTCNRTEVYAVTDQIHTGRYYIQRFLARKFGLEVDEIKAMSEALVGDEAVEHLFNVTSGLDSIVLGETQILGQMRDAFFTAQEVGTTGTIFNHLFKQAITFAKRAHNETDIADNAVSVSYAAVELAKKVFGNLKSQHAVIIGAGEMSELSLLNLLGSGIEKVTVVNRTAERARDLADKHQVDYAQLDELESLLVNADIVISSTSASEYIITQSMMETVTRQRKQEPMVLIDIAVPRDIDPAIESDMNVFSYDIDDLKGLVDANLREREAAAAQIADQIPQEIASHNDWVNMLGVVPVIRALREKAMNIQQETMDSIDRKLPDLSERERKVISKHTKSIINQMLKDPIKQAKELSNDKNSSEKLELFQNIFDIEAESEYEKSVAKKERKLSARQILGFE; via the coding sequence ATGCATATAATTGCGATAAGCATCAACCATCGTACCGCTGATGTAGCACTGAGAGAAAAAGTTGCTTTCAAAGCTGATGCCATACATGAATCGCATATTGATTTGTTTGAAACAAAATCAATATTAGAAAATGTAATATTGTCTACGTGCAACCGCACAGAAGTATACGCTGTTACGGATCAAATCCACACAGGCCGTTATTACATTCAGCGCTTCTTAGCTCGTAAATTCGGTTTGGAAGTAGATGAAATCAAGGCAATGTCAGAAGCGTTGGTTGGAGACGAAGCTGTAGAACACTTATTTAATGTAACATCTGGATTAGACTCGATTGTGTTAGGGGAAACACAAATCTTAGGTCAAATGAGAGATGCGTTCTTTACAGCACAAGAAGTAGGTACAACAGGTACGATATTTAATCATTTATTTAAACAAGCAATCACATTCGCTAAACGTGCACACAACGAAACAGATATCGCAGATAATGCGGTAAGTGTTTCTTATGCGGCCGTTGAACTTGCTAAAAAAGTATTCGGCAACTTGAAATCACAGCATGCGGTGATTATCGGTGCAGGCGAAATGAGCGAATTGTCATTGTTAAATCTGTTAGGTTCTGGAATTGAGAAAGTTACAGTTGTTAACAGAACTGCTGAACGCGCACGCGATTTAGCAGATAAGCATCAAGTAGATTATGCACAATTAGACGAACTAGAATCATTATTAGTCAATGCTGATATTGTAATCAGTTCAACAAGTGCATCAGAATATATTATTACTCAAAGCATGATGGAAACTGTTACACGTCAACGCAAACAAGAACCGATGGTATTAATTGATATCGCAGTGCCGAGAGATATTGATCCAGCTATTGAGTCAGACATGAATGTGTTCAGTTACGATATCGATGATCTTAAAGGTTTAGTAGATGCCAACTTGCGTGAAAGAGAAGCAGCAGCAGCTCAAATTGCTGATCAAATTCCGCAAGAAATTGCCTCACACAATGATTGGGTGAACATGCTGGGCGTTGTTCCAGTTATCAGAGCATTGCGTGAAAAAGCAATGAATATCCAGCAAGAAACAATGGATAGTATTGATCGTAAATTACCTGATTTAAGCGAACGTGAACGCAAAGTAATCTCAAAACATACTAAGAGTATCATTAACCAAATGCTGAAAGATCCGATTAAACAAGCGAAAGAATTGAGTAATGATAAAAATAGCAGTGAAAAATTAGAGCTGTTCCAAAACATCTTTGATATTGAGGCTGAAAGCGAGTATGAAAAGAGCGTCGCAAAGAAAGAACGCAAACTCTCAGCACGACAAATCTTAGGTTTTGAATAA
- a CDS encoding inner membrane protein YpjD translates to MQDMFFVRFHEVTLLIYLLSISCYFYDFFKKNHKIRTLGFYTLGIVWVLQTISLSLYINMAKAVPLGSVFDVFYFLNWLILSFSIVISVVKHLEFSIFLFNAIGFIVMAIHTFRPNETFIQKAEFNVNHELLIIHVSLAIVSYAFFSLAFVNAALYVLQYRNLKQKHFDQKYFRIGSVNTLEKMTFYSTIIGFTLLVIGVILGAQWGFQTIGYNILLDPKVISSIIVMVCYVIYILIRTKKWVSPINQVLFNMLIYMFSMFNLIFVSHFPNFFG, encoded by the coding sequence ATGCAAGATATGTTTTTCGTGCGTTTCCATGAAGTAACTTTGCTGATTTATTTACTCAGTATTTCTTGCTATTTTTATGATTTTTTTAAAAAGAATCATAAAATTAGAACGTTAGGGTTTTACACACTAGGGATTGTTTGGGTATTGCAAACAATCTCTTTGTCTTTATATATCAATATGGCAAAAGCAGTTCCGTTAGGATCAGTTTTTGATGTGTTTTATTTTTTAAACTGGCTGATTTTATCATTTTCTATTGTAATCAGTGTAGTAAAGCACTTGGAGTTTTCTATATTTTTGTTCAATGCAATAGGGTTTATTGTCATGGCGATTCACACATTCAGACCGAATGAAACGTTTATTCAAAAAGCAGAATTTAACGTAAACCATGAGTTATTAATCATTCATGTCTCATTGGCTATCGTCAGTTATGCTTTCTTTTCATTAGCGTTTGTGAATGCTGCTTTATACGTATTGCAGTATCGCAACCTTAAACAAAAGCATTTTGACCAAAAATATTTTAGAATAGGTAGTGTAAACACCTTAGAAAAGATGACTTTCTATTCGACTATCATTGGTTTTACTTTGCTGGTCATTGGTGTCATCCTTGGAGCACAATGGGGTTTTCAGACAATAGGTTATAATATCTTATTGGACCCTAAAGTGATATCTTCAATTATAGTAATGGTGTGCTATGTGATATATATTCTTATTCGCACTAAAAAATGGGTAAGCCCTATAAATCAAGTATTGTTTAATATGCTGATTTATATGTTCAGTATGTTTAACTTAATATTCGTTTCGCATTTCCCGAACTTTTTTGGGTAA